A single region of the Pseudomonas solani genome encodes:
- a CDS encoding DUF4132 domain-containing protein, with protein sequence MSSPLHAHATALSGDSPLQALVILSDGQRTMLRIAVEQLIKHQGEYWYGLDKSPAIRALIDAEATDWRACLVYLACLYGEGPEGIGGLGRVLREMLKRDDVLDGATAIEVMKVLVEHEYIKELDYPITRLVSQMEKLHKQGALVGHEEAMGSFLERNASFWKAGRDPRVLEAKLKKMLGGVQVLQLPLGESRFGWVDDLHADFATLPEAERETWMGLMNHALTGSGSSPSNAWLKAAAKLAAGLPADAFSQTLARWFAVICNYQFAPSDANEGAIKAMVWLAGVGEPKVLAPGLGDMAVAFYTKVQWHGPRSRLVGNACIQVLCLLDKPGVVQLSRLRSKVRYSQGKALIEKSVVKAAERAGLTPDDMEEASVPDMGFDAEGVARFSFGGATALLRLEGEGRLATEWSNAEGKVLKSAPAEAKRDNAEAFKEWQKGCKEFADAVLGQRTRFEQAYLRQRTWRFGDWYPRFIDSTELLGWMGRRLIWNIEHDGQQRSVIGLKGVLTGLDGTAVGELPADATVSLWHPIQAAAPEVLAWRELLQEAQVLQPIRQAFREVYLLTDAERESGTTSRRFAGHLLRQFQLAALLRERGWDYALQGSWDSHNTPCKTLKNWGLAVLFELDVKDEFSSIQGDTGVFAYVESGEFRFVKDGEAWDETRLADIPPLVFSEVLRDMDLFVGVCSVANDPELGLVDDPAFRGYISLASNAELQGGAQVRRDLLDNILSRLPIAKRCHLDGRYLVVKGDLRTYRIHLGSSNILMAPNDQYLCIVQDKKAKSASSGLYLPFEGDALLSLILSKALLLANDKKIKDPSILSQINA encoded by the coding sequence ATGTCTTCACCTTTGCACGCCCACGCCACGGCCTTGAGCGGCGATTCTCCCCTCCAGGCGTTGGTGATCCTCAGTGATGGGCAGCGCACGATGCTGCGAATCGCCGTCGAGCAGCTCATCAAGCACCAAGGTGAATATTGGTATGGGCTCGACAAGTCACCTGCCATCCGCGCGCTGATCGATGCCGAAGCTACGGACTGGCGCGCCTGTCTTGTCTACCTCGCCTGCTTATACGGCGAGGGCCCTGAGGGCATTGGCGGCCTGGGTCGTGTGCTGCGCGAGATGCTCAAGCGTGATGACGTGCTGGACGGCGCCACCGCCATCGAGGTGATGAAGGTGTTGGTGGAGCACGAGTACATCAAGGAGTTGGACTACCCGATCACCCGGCTCGTCAGCCAGATGGAGAAGCTGCACAAGCAAGGCGCGCTGGTGGGCCATGAGGAGGCCATGGGCAGCTTCCTCGAACGCAATGCCTCGTTCTGGAAGGCCGGGCGCGACCCCCGCGTGCTCGAGGCCAAGCTGAAGAAGATGCTCGGCGGCGTGCAGGTGCTGCAGCTGCCGCTCGGTGAGTCGCGCTTCGGCTGGGTCGATGACCTGCATGCGGACTTCGCCACGCTGCCCGAGGCCGAGCGCGAAACCTGGATGGGCCTGATGAACCATGCCCTCACCGGCAGCGGCTCCTCCCCCAGCAATGCCTGGTTGAAGGCGGCTGCCAAGCTCGCTGCAGGGTTGCCGGCGGACGCTTTCAGCCAGACGCTCGCGCGCTGGTTCGCGGTCATCTGCAACTACCAGTTCGCCCCCTCGGACGCCAACGAAGGCGCCATCAAGGCGATGGTCTGGCTGGCCGGCGTGGGTGAGCCCAAGGTGCTGGCGCCGGGGTTGGGCGACATGGCCGTGGCCTTCTACACCAAGGTGCAATGGCACGGGCCGCGCTCGCGACTGGTGGGCAACGCCTGCATCCAGGTGCTGTGTCTGCTCGACAAGCCTGGCGTGGTGCAACTCTCCCGCCTGCGCTCCAAGGTTCGCTACAGCCAGGGCAAGGCACTGATCGAGAAGTCGGTGGTCAAGGCCGCCGAGCGTGCCGGCCTGACCCCGGACGATATGGAGGAGGCATCGGTCCCGGACATGGGCTTCGACGCCGAGGGTGTGGCCCGCTTCAGCTTCGGCGGCGCCACCGCGCTGTTGCGTCTGGAAGGGGAAGGGCGCCTGGCCACCGAGTGGAGCAACGCCGAGGGCAAGGTGCTCAAGAGCGCCCCGGCCGAAGCCAAGCGTGACAACGCCGAAGCCTTCAAGGAGTGGCAGAAGGGCTGCAAGGAGTTCGCCGATGCCGTGCTCGGCCAGCGCACCCGTTTCGAGCAGGCCTACCTGCGTCAGCGCACCTGGCGCTTCGGCGACTGGTACCCGCGTTTCATCGACAGCACCGAGCTGCTCGGCTGGATGGGGCGCCGCTTGATCTGGAACATCGAGCACGACGGACAGCAGCGTTCGGTGATCGGTCTGAAAGGCGTACTCACAGGCCTCGACGGCACGGCCGTGGGCGAGCTGCCCGCTGACGCGACCGTATCCCTCTGGCACCCCATCCAGGCGGCCGCGCCGGAAGTACTGGCCTGGCGCGAACTGCTGCAGGAGGCGCAGGTGCTGCAGCCGATCCGTCAGGCGTTCCGCGAGGTCTACCTGCTCACCGACGCCGAGCGCGAGTCAGGGACGACGTCCCGTCGCTTCGCCGGACACCTGCTGCGGCAGTTCCAGCTCGCTGCGTTGCTGCGCGAGCGTGGCTGGGACTATGCCCTGCAGGGCAGTTGGGACAGCCACAACACCCCCTGCAAGACGCTGAAGAACTGGGGGCTGGCGGTGCTGTTCGAACTGGATGTGAAGGATGAGTTCTCCAGCATCCAGGGCGACACCGGTGTCTTCGCCTATGTGGAGAGCGGCGAATTCCGTTTTGTGAAGGACGGCGAGGCTTGGGATGAAACCCGCCTGGCCGATATCCCGCCGCTGGTGTTCTCCGAAGTGCTGCGCGACATGGACCTGTTCGTCGGCGTCTGCTCGGTGGCCAACGACCCCGAACTCGGCCTGGTGGACGACCCCGCCTTCCGTGGCTACATCTCCCTGGCCAGCAACGCCGAACTCCAGGGCGGCGCCCAGGTGCGGCGCGATCTGCTGGATAACATCCTCTCGCGCCTGCCCATCGCCAAGCGCTGCCACCTCGACGGGCGCTACCTGGTGGTGAAGGGCGACCTGCGCACCTACCGCATCCACCTCGGCAGCAGCAACATCCTCATGGCGCCCAACGACCAGTACCTGTGCATCGTCCAGGACAAGAAGGCCAAGTCCGCCTCCAGCGGGCTCTACCTGCCCTTCGAGGGTGATGCGCTGCTGTCGCTGATCCTCAGCAAGGCGCTGCTGCTGGCCAACGACAAGAAGATCAAGGACCCGAGCATCCTCAGCCAGATCAACGCCTAG
- a CDS encoding sensor histidine kinase, with protein sequence MNWPRGSDTIARWIALTIVMAMLASLLLNWLFVELAGVWAQPSLLRSGVLERAALATQIIEAAPEAQRPLLARAASAPNFSVRWVAGRNQLTLPPGFDDGFQDDSGLIEKLFGEARHLEAYDPEDWPPPNADRPYQLLVKLHDGSWLEFSARYRSWGLDPEIRLGIIVALALVASLAVAWVATRRLARPLESFAHAARRFGSDFRAPPIEPLGPREIRQAILAFNTMQAQIRHFVADRSQMLASISHDLRAPLTRMRLRGEFIDDPEQQRKLFRDVDEMQGMINAALDFFRDDARLEPATPFDLAELLQTLIDDYRDQGIDIPYSGPTKLVYLGRPLGLKRVFTNLLENALKYAKAPAIALHTDPRGILIDVSDQGPGIPEQHLEQVFEPFYRLEPSRNPASGGVGLGLSAARAIAREHGGELHLHNHPEGGLRARVELPWN encoded by the coding sequence ATGAACTGGCCACGCGGCAGCGACACCATCGCCCGCTGGATCGCCCTGACCATCGTCATGGCCATGCTCGCCTCGCTGTTGCTCAACTGGCTGTTCGTGGAGCTGGCCGGCGTCTGGGCGCAGCCCTCCTTGCTCCGCAGCGGGGTGCTGGAGCGGGCGGCGCTCGCCACCCAGATCATCGAGGCCGCCCCCGAGGCCCAGCGTCCTCTGCTGGCCCGGGCCGCCAGCGCGCCGAATTTCTCCGTGCGCTGGGTCGCCGGCCGCAACCAGTTGACTCTGCCGCCGGGCTTTGACGACGGCTTCCAGGACGATAGCGGGCTGATCGAGAAACTGTTCGGCGAGGCCCGCCACCTGGAGGCCTATGACCCCGAGGACTGGCCGCCGCCCAATGCCGATCGCCCCTACCAGTTATTGGTGAAGCTGCATGATGGGAGTTGGCTGGAATTCTCCGCCCGCTACCGCAGCTGGGGCCTGGACCCGGAGATACGCCTGGGCATCATCGTCGCCCTGGCGCTGGTGGCCTCGCTGGCCGTGGCCTGGGTCGCCACCCGCCGCCTGGCCCGGCCCCTGGAGAGCTTCGCCCATGCCGCGCGGCGCTTCGGCAGCGACTTCCGCGCCCCGCCCATCGAACCCCTCGGCCCGCGTGAAATCCGCCAGGCCATCCTCGCCTTCAACACCATGCAGGCGCAGATCCGCCACTTCGTCGCCGACCGTTCGCAGATGCTCGCCTCCATCTCCCACGACCTGCGCGCGCCGCTCACGCGCATGCGCCTGCGCGGCGAATTCATCGACGACCCCGAGCAGCAGCGCAAGCTGTTCCGCGACGTGGACGAGATGCAGGGCATGATCAACGCCGCTCTCGACTTCTTCCGCGACGACGCGCGCCTGGAGCCCGCCACCCCCTTCGACCTCGCCGAGCTGCTGCAGACCCTGATCGACGACTACCGCGACCAGGGCATCGATATCCCCTACAGCGGCCCCACCAAGCTCGTCTACCTCGGCCGCCCGCTGGGGCTCAAGCGCGTCTTCACCAACCTGCTGGAGAACGCCCTGAAATACGCCAAGGCCCCGGCGATCGCACTCCACACCGACCCGCGCGGCATCCTCATCGACGTCAGCGACCAGGGCCCCGGCATCCCCGAGCAGCACCTGGAACAGGTCTTCGAACCCTTCTACCGCCTCGAACCCTCGCGCAACCCCGCATCCGGCGGCGTCGGCCTCGGCCTCTCCGCCGCCCGCGCCATCGCCCGCGAACACGGCGGCGAACTGCACCTGCACAACCACCCCGAAGGCGGCCTGCGCGCCCGGGTGGAGTTGCCGTGGAATTGA
- a CDS encoding response regulator, whose product MSDPSQPEPSIVNRLLIVDDDVEILALLKKFFLQHSYEVEVATDGAAMWAAIARQHPDVIVLDVMLPGQSGLSLCQRVHGELGIPIVMLTAMGELSDRIIGLELGADDYLTKPFDARELLARVRAVQRRTGAAVKAGGDEARPVIVFAGWQLDVARRELRSPDGVMIPLSGGEFDLLLVFLEHPGRILSREQLLDLCHGNAHDAFDRSIDVQVSRLRRKIEPDSKRPDIIRTVRNGGYQFSPEVSRR is encoded by the coding sequence ATGAGCGACCCCAGCCAACCCGAACCGAGCATCGTGAACAGACTGTTGATCGTGGACGACGATGTGGAAATCCTCGCCCTGCTGAAAAAATTCTTCCTGCAGCACTCCTACGAGGTGGAGGTGGCCACCGACGGCGCCGCCATGTGGGCCGCCATCGCCCGGCAGCACCCGGACGTGATCGTGCTCGACGTGATGCTCCCCGGGCAGAGCGGCCTCAGCCTGTGCCAGCGGGTGCACGGTGAGCTGGGCATCCCCATCGTCATGCTCACCGCCATGGGCGAATTGAGCGATCGCATCATCGGCCTGGAGCTGGGCGCCGACGACTACCTGACCAAGCCCTTCGACGCCCGTGAGCTGCTGGCCCGCGTGCGCGCCGTACAACGCCGCACCGGGGCCGCGGTGAAGGCCGGCGGCGACGAGGCGCGGCCGGTGATCGTCTTTGCCGGCTGGCAGCTGGACGTCGCCCGCCGCGAACTGCGCTCGCCCGATGGCGTGATGATTCCGCTCTCCGGCGGCGAGTTCGACCTGCTGCTGGTGTTCCTCGAACACCCCGGGCGCATCCTCAGCCGCGAGCAGCTGCTCGACCTCTGTCATGGCAACGCCCACGACGCCTTCGATCGCAGCATCGACGTGCAGGTCAGCCGCCTGCGCCGCAAGATCGAGCCCGACAGCAAGCGCCCGGACATCATCCGCACTGTGCGCAATGGCGGTTACCAGTTCAGCCCCGAGGTCAGCCGCCGATGA
- a CDS encoding MlaA family lipoprotein, translating into MRIGVLCGCLLPLVGCSSQVTTQGDCADLAPGVSDPAEGLNRKVFAFNRVVDDYALAPVARGYARLPEPVRDGVHNFAANFAEPKVLVNDLLQGNGQRAMNTLGRFTFNTILGVGGVFDTAGRIGLPHHEADFGQTFGVWGIGNGPTVEWPLLGSANSRDSVGRVANFMFSPFGSGNSDTVDAIDTAQSVGDTLDQRATALPLTDQLEQHPDYYAALREYIAEQRAQLVAEGRAGQVDSSRLWLGCKTQAE; encoded by the coding sequence ATGCGTATCGGGGTGTTGTGCGGCTGCCTGTTGCCGCTGGTGGGGTGTAGCAGCCAGGTGACCACCCAGGGTGACTGCGCGGATCTGGCACCCGGTGTGAGCGACCCGGCCGAGGGGCTCAACCGCAAGGTGTTCGCCTTCAACCGGGTGGTCGACGATTACGCCCTGGCCCCCGTGGCACGGGGCTATGCGCGGTTGCCGGAGCCGGTGCGCGATGGCGTGCACAACTTCGCCGCCAACTTCGCCGAACCCAAGGTGCTGGTGAACGACCTGCTGCAGGGCAACGGCCAGCGGGCGATGAACACCCTGGGCCGCTTCACCTTCAACACCATTCTCGGCGTCGGCGGGGTGTTCGATACCGCCGGGCGCATAGGCCTGCCGCACCACGAGGCGGACTTCGGCCAGACCTTCGGCGTCTGGGGCATCGGCAACGGCCCCACCGTCGAGTGGCCGCTGCTGGGCTCGGCCAACAGCCGCGACAGCGTGGGCCGCGTAGCGAACTTCATGTTCTCGCCCTTCGGCAGCGGCAACAGCGACACGGTGGATGCCATCGACACCGCGCAATCGGTCGGCGACACCCTGGACCAGCGCGCCACCGCCCTGCCCCTCACCGACCAGTTGGAGCAACACCCCGACTATTACGCCGCCCTGCGCGAGTACATCGCCGAGCAGCGCGCACAGTTGGTGGCCGAGGGCCGGGCGGGCCAGGTGGACAGCAGCCGCCTGTGGCTGGGCTGCAAGACGCAGGCGGAGTAA